The Phaseolus vulgaris cultivar G19833 chromosome 10, P. vulgaris v2.0, whole genome shotgun sequence DNA window CTAGGTTTAACATGTTTAAATTTCTCTAACATTATTTCTTCATTACAAAAGTAATTTATTAATCTGCAAaacaatgaaattaattttgataaattgatttttgattaaacagttttaaaacttttaactgtaAATCTTGCTTAAAATTTAatctattatttttcaaaataatttgttaaaaattcATACTGCATTTATTTCATGGTATAGGAATTTCGAATACAAATTTGTCATCCATACTTGCGTTTACTAATGGTCAGACCAATTTTCATGGTATAATTTTCgtacaatttttcttttaccaaaTTGTAATTTTTGAATAAAAGATGTACTACCATAGTGCAAAATCTCTTACATGTGTCTTTTCCCTAAATAGTTCTTACATGTGTTTTTTtcctaaatttgtaataaagtgcttaaatgttgattttttttaagaaaatgattattttatttatcttttgaCATAAAGAAAATTGGAGAAAGTTATTTAATAAGATGTTGAGACAATAGGGTGGTGCCATTTTACTATGAAATAGTAAATCTCAAAAGATATGACTCGAAAACAAATCGTTTGCACCTTACTCTATGATTCTTTTGAATAGCAAGAACAAACTATAGGATaggaataaaagaaaatattgtaaataatatGGAACTCCAAATAACTTCAACATAAAAAGTTCATATCTAACTCCTCATTTATCTTTCCAACTCACCAAAAACTTTTAATAAGTCAATGGCCACAAATTCAAAACATTTTGTACCCCTAATTTTATTTTCCCTTATGAATCTTCTCAACAATATACAACAACAATTTTCGACTCAGAGTCATGACTACTTTCATCCCTagaaattattatcattatgCTCCTTCACCTACTACTTATAGATCAACATTCTCCATAACTATAAATATTCTTGcatttattattgaataaaaactaattttataaaaaaaaaattaattattacattaactaaattagataatattttaaatactaaaaaactattagtatctaaagtagttttagataaatagttttaaatttgtatataattagatactaaagttttagttaccaattatttaaattctaaagttggtaactaaaattttggtagctaataaaatacaaatttataaactatttatcaataatataaactagtttagataccaataattttttttagtctttaaaatagtatttaatttaattattataataattaattattttttttaaaattaatttttgaagtGATTCGGCCCACTAAATATTTCACTAAATTCTTCTTTCCTTTAAGAATTTTGCTTGCATCATCAATAAAATCaggaaatttatatttttgatcGAATCTTTCACTGAAAATCTCAGTAATAGTTCCACCAATCCGAACCAGTTCCTCCTTCGGAAGTCTTTTGGAacacaaaatatttattatctctTGAACAATTTTTTCAATCTGTTCACATTGTGACCtgaaaatttaaatgaaatgaAGGCAAAACTTCatgaaacagaaaaaaaaaagggtaTACTCATTTAcaggaaaaaatatttaagtttgaaaatattattttgattaaacAAGCATACATTTGGATTCAATTTGCATGTGTTTTCTACTGTTTTCGAAATTCCTAACATCTGAGAATTGTAGTTTAGAAAGGAGTAAATAAATTCAAACTGTGATGAATGTTGAAACGAGAGAGGATTACTCACTTATTTCGGATATCCCAACCAGAGATATTGGCGACTTGTGTGAGAGCTTGTCTCCATCTCTGAACTTCCTCCATCTTCACTTCATCTTCTCCGAATCTCTTTTCGTGTTCTGCAAATGCTTTCTCATAACATCCACTCTGTTTGCGCACCACCGAAGGATCAACGTCATAAAATATAGGTATAATAACACTTGGCGAAGTTTCACGGCAGTTACATATCTCTGCCAGTTCACGCAAGCACCAAGTGGAGGAAGCATAGTTTTGTGAGAAGACAACAATGAAAAGTCGAGAGGCTTGAATGGCTTGCAGCAGCTTGGGTGCAATGGATTCACCTCTTTTGAGATCTTTATCTTCTTTGAACACATTGATGTCTTTTGTACGGAGAGAATTAAAGAGAAAATCAGTGAAGGTGTTGCGCGTGTCCACGCCGTGGAAGCTGACAAAGACGTCGTAGGTGTGAGTTGCATGAGATGAAGAAGAGGAGTCGTGTTGGATGATGGCGTTAGAAGCCATTAGTGAAAGCAAAAGTtgttgagagagagagagagaaaagaaaagtttttgGTATCAGAATAGCTGTGAAAGTGGAAAGCAAAAACACTGATAAATAGAGATAAGTGTCGTGAGTATTTCAAATTAGGTTTTCTGATAACTGCAGCGTTGAAATTATGTACTCATGAAACAGTCAAACTGTCACTGATGATGACTTGGTATGAATTTATACATGAATCATAATGGCAGCGTCATGTCAtattaatagaaataaaatataaaattccaatacataatcgattataataattcattatatgatagatttgtatacataataattatataatttagtagttcattatgtattttaattttataatataatttattataataatatactatactaataaaataaattataataatattaatatatttatatttatatttataaaaataaaaatattaaaaaataataatattaatatatttatatatatagtttgttGAGAGATTTGGAAAAGagtattgttaaaaaaaatcaactttaaGAGTCCATAAAGTGTAATAGGATGTGAGATTAACTTTAAGAGTGCATAAAGTGTAATATGATGTGAGATTACGAATATTTTCAAAAAGCTATGTTAGAGAATGAAGTAAAATTAATAGATTGATAAAATTTAGatcaatataaattaataactcataatttttatataatcacATTATAATTCTTAATACTATAATtcttaatacttttttatatcatttaattataaatttattttttattatatatatatatatatttgtttttaaactcatcatataaaaaaaatttgtatataacttttaaaagaGTTGTCAAAACATATTTTCCTAAAATTTAACACTTCCATTATAATAAGGATGCACAGTTAAAACAACTGTTTTATTGAAATTACCTTAACTTTTGAGATAGTCTATTTAATCAtctcttttttataaaaaaattatcgtATTAAACATCATTATCAAATTTGATATCTTAactaaattcaaatttcaaatttcaataattatgtcaccaaataaaaaaatattattaatttttttaaaacctcCATTATTATTAAAGTACACTTCCCTGtttgaaaagtataaaaaaaaatgttcattattttttatattatgctAAGCGATACCAAACAATTGTTTGTTTATgtataattttgaatatataaacatttattttcaatttaaataatatatataattttgaatatatatgtGTCACCATATGTTATATTTCGGTGATGATATGTGACaatgttcatatttttttttatgtgactGATCCACAAGTGTAGAAATTCCCGTAACTATAAATAACACACTGGGTAATAAAAGAAGGCAGTGAAAGATTAATCCAATCTTTTTTAATTCCACCCTTTCTTCACATGTtaatgaatatatttaattattaattgagataatgagaaattttatatactaaattaaatactcaattataatcattaattaattaaaatttaatttttaaatactgattatttaagttaaaaatatttttaatattacaaaaattatagtaatttaaattatatctttttacttaaattttgttttgttttttgggTACGGAATTTGATGGGAGTGTGTGGTTAAAATGATTGAAAGAAATTGTGAAATAATTAAGTTTAAGAGAGATTAGGCCAACTCCTaagaaaatttaaacaaaacacTAATAGAAGTACAAACTTGAAAGTGAGAATTTGAAGAGAAATGAGTTAGCAACTTGGACATCATTTCATTATCAATTCAAAACTCATTTACAAGGGGGTTaacacttgtatttatagtACTATGAGCAACCAAGGTGCAAGCTTTAACCCTAATAAACTCTTCAGATGGTCTAGAGTTGTATTGGGTCCAAGGAGGCTCAATTGTAACTCTAACtagactctttctttttctatttacaccttACTCTAATTGATAAAATTGGCGTAAAACATGATCCAAGATAATGACTGAAATATAAACCCAAAATAAAGCCTATACTACTTTGTACAAATTTATAAGACTAGGAAATTTGGAAGAAagagttaaaaattaattctccataaaaatagagttttctgaactccttcttcttcttccattctttTAGCCATAACCCTATTTAAAGGTCCAATATGTGTCTTTcgggatggtcctccatcaatGGTATTAAGGACAACATTACGGATAGTATTAACACGATTAATGGTGGAGACATGAACAACAATAACTACTTGTCTTTCTTGTTTCACAACAAAGAAATATGGGTGGAATAGGTTCCATTAGTAAGATATGAGACCGAATATTACTATATTCATCATTTAATCCCTGCATTGTATTGTAGGGGTGGCAAAGTGGGGCGGGTCGTGCGGGCCGGCCCGCGAcccactgaaaaaaaaaacgtggGACAGGTTGCTTATTTCAACTCGCTGACCCGCTTAGGCCCACCCTGCATAATCTGTAGCCCGCGTGGGCCAAGTGCGAAGCGGGGCGGGTTGACCCGCATAAAccgcataactttaaaatgtataattttttttcaacaccccatattttcttcatgtagcCTTACATTCcgaaatttttaataacatcttGTTATGCAtgtttcatgaaaataatattatgagacaatttacctaatgcatctaaataaaataattcaaaaattttatttaaaaaattattttttttaataaatatttcttatgcaAGCTAACACGCAAGTCCGGAGGGCAACATTTATGCAAGACAGGTTAGAAAAATCAACCCACAAAGCCAACCCAACTTACTTTTTGGGAGTCAAGTGTGGGCCCCGCATTGTTACCTCTATTGTATTGTATGATTCTCACATTTTCTTTTTTGAGTTATACATTCACAACCTTCGTAGAAAGAAAGAGACTGGAAAGTAGAATTTCCACAATCAGGCGgctattttatataatttttacttatgacattatataattaatatgatcTTCGTAGAAAAGGGTGGAATAGTCAAACGCGTTCAGcgttataataaatttatatttgacCTTCGTAGAAAAGGGTGGGGAAGTAGAAAACGCATAAATTATTAGAAAAGCTAAGTGGAAGAAGCTTCAATGAAAAAAACTGAAATAGTAAACAACGTACGTAACTTTGAAAACCAATTACaataatagaataatattttatattaaaaaataaaataaatataattaaaataataatttattggaATGTGAAATATGGGGGGTTTTGAAGTATCACCACCCTGTTTCTATTTATTCAGAGTTTGCCATTCTCTCAACAACTTTTCCTTTCTCTAATGGCTTCTATCGCCATCATCCAATACACCTCTTCTTCTTAATAAAattcttattataaaaaattcattccaaaagtatttcatatattttaaaaaatttattctaaaaagcttatttaaaaaatttagttcTGCAATTCCATAACCACGCGGCAATTATTAGAAAAGCTAAGTGGGAGAAGCTTCCATAAAAACGACCATTCGTAGAAAGAGGGTGGAATAATGAAACGCGCCAACGTGATAATAAATACCCATTCTTCActtgaatttctatttattCATTCAGTGATTGCTCTCCACTTTCACAcccattctctctctctcaacaACTTTTGTTTTCTCTAAtgacttcttcttcttcttcttcttcttcatctcttgCAACAGACACCTACGACGTATTTGTGAGCTTCCGCGGTGAAGACACGCGCAACAGCTTCATTGGTTTTCTCTTTCAGGCTCTCGGTACAAAAGGCATCAATGTGTTCAAAGATGTTGAAGATCTCAAAAAGGGTGAATCCATTGCACCCGAACTACTGCAAGCCATTCAAGCCTCTCAAGTTTTCATTATTGTCTTCTCAGAGAACTATGCTTCCTCCACTTGGTGCTTGCGTGAACTGGCGGAGATACGTAACTGCGATGAAAGACGTGTTATTATACCTATCTTTTATGATGTTGATCCTTCGGTGGTGCGCAAACAGAGTGGATCTTATGAGAAAGCATTTGCAGAATACGAAAAGAGATTCAGAGAAGATGAAGTGAAGATGGAGGAAGTTCAGAGATGGAGACAAGCTCTCACACAAGTCGCCAATCTCTCTGGTTGGGATATCCGAAACAAGTGAGTAATCCTTTCTCGTTTCAACATTCACAGTTTGAATTTATTTACTCCTTTCTAACCTACAATTCAGAGATGTTAGGAATTTCGGAAACAGTACAAAACACATGCAAATTGAATCCAAATCTATACTTgtttaatcaaaataatattttcaaacttaaaatatgttaaattttCAGGTTACACTGTGAACAGATTGAAGAAATTGTTGAAAGGATAATAAAAATTTTGGGACCAAAATTGTCAAGACTTCCTAAAGATGAACTGGTTGGAATAGAGTTTCGGGTTAAAGAATTAACAAATCTTCTGCATTTAGAGTCAGTTAATGATGTTCGAGTTATTGGAATTAGTGGAAGGGATGGCATAGGAAAGACAACTCTTGCTCGGGCTTTATATGAAAGAATCTCTCATCAGTATGATTTTCGTTGTTTTATTGATGATATGAGCAATATTTATGGAGATACTGGTTCATTAGGCGTACAAAAGCAGCTAATTTCCCAGTTTCTAAATGagaaaaatcttaaaatttttAATGCTATTGATGGAGCATATTGGGTGTGGAATAGACTGCACAAAGCAAGAGCACTTATAGTTCTTGACAATGTTGATAAAGGTGAACAACTTAAGCTGTTTACAGGAACAGAGATATACGTACATGCATAGGTGGAGGGAGCAGAATCATCATCATTTCTAGGGATGAACTTATATTGAAGACACATGGAGTGAAAGATGTTTATGAAGTCCTGCCGTTGAGTAGGAATAGTGCTGCGCTGTTGTTTTATAGAAATGCTTtcaaagatgaagatgaagatgaagttcATTATAAATTCGAAAATTACTTGGAGGTGGCACGTGAGCTACTTTCACATGCTGAAGGTCATCCTGTGGCAATTGAATTAATGGGATCATTTTTGTGTGGTCAAGATGTCTCACAGTGGAGACGCTTATTGGATAATCTAAGACGTGAAAAACGTGGAAATATTATAGATGTTTTAAGTAGATATTGTGATGAGTTCgaagaagaaggaaaagaaatatttcttgattttaggagacgttttaatcggttgaaagatgaaagaaaagaaatatttcTTGACATAAGTAGATGTTTTGATCAATTggaagaagaaggaaaagaaatatTTCGTGATATAAGTACATGTTTTGATCGGTTggaagaagaaggaaaagaaatatTTCTTGATATTAAATCCTTATTcaagaaaatcactaaatagaaactaaatttagagacaaaaaataattagttgttatagtgactaaataaaaaatcattttagagactaaaaaaattattacttttcaaagtagtttttatctttgataaatagtttctaaattggtatctaattagttaacaaggttttaactaccaattatttaacttctaaatttggtagcaaaaactttggtaactaattaaataccaatttagaaactatttatcaataatagaaactaatttagaaaccaaattttttttgtagtctctaaaatggtctttaatttagtcaatataacaactaattatttttttttctaaaattggtttctattcaatgaatgattttcttgtaatgaatatTTATTCTAAGGATAGTGTGGAGAAGATTTTAAGCATCCATAGATTTGATTATGAAAATGACATACAAGCTTTGATTGAGAAATTTCTAATAACATGTGAAGATGGGATCATTTATATGCATGGGTTGTTGAAAGATTTGGGACATATATCTTGGATATGATTTGCAAGTTGTGAGGATTGCGAGGTCATATGGTGTATTGAAAATTAGACTCCTTATTAAATTAATGTGGATTTTTCAGGAAATTTTAATCATCTTTAGAATGAACTAATGTATCTTGATTGGAAAGGATATCTTTTTAATTACTCAATTATaatcatttattaaaatttaatttttaaatattgattatttaagttaaaatagttttattatatttttaatattacaaaaattatagtaatttaaattatatctttttacttaaattttaataaatcaattttaatgtatatattttaaaatagataatgtataaattttaaaataatatattaatgaaCTCACAAACTTGCCTATATCACATATGGAACAGATTTTAAATTTCTATGTGCACAGTGCCATTACCATCGTTTTACACTTCCATTTTCCATCATACGTTGTTGCATTCTTAGAGAAGAAAAACAACAGAAAAAgagttgttttgaaaaacttattttaaaaaacctaTTCTAGACATTATTTACTTTATGAAAAATTAGtctagaaattttattaaaaaaaactcattccaaaagtatttcatatatttaaaaaaatttattctaaaaacttgattcaaagattttgttttaaaatgtcATGCTTTACAATCtatttcatatttcatatgTTATGGagaacttatttttaaaatcctaTAGCAAAAGTTCTCTGgatattacattttaaaaaatttgttctaAATATTACATATTAATTTACAATTTGATTTGATATGTTAGTAActattttgtatattatttatatttttatatgatattgtTTAGTCTGATTGGTTTAACGTGTATATGTTAATAAATTCgtaaaatttaacaaataaacTGAACTAAAAGGGATTATAATATCAACGAATTATCATCATGACGGTTATTATTACAACCGTCATCTATGTGGGCTAACAGACAATCACTTTAATTCTATTGTCGTATATTTtgtgcatatttttttttgtttaattaataattaggaCTATGGTTTGACCGAAAACATCATAAATGTAGAGTCATAACAACGCAATTTTTTGTTATATAGACGATGAGTTAAACCATCgtctaaatttaatatttttaatgatatcTCTATATACAATTATTTGGAAGTTGTCACGATAAGtcttttaaaattgttatcTATACACCTTTTTTTATAGTTGTGCAAGTGTGAGAAAACTATATGTTAAtcaaataatcataaataactGATGTAAAAATGTCATTTTTGGAGTAGTGTAGTGCATTGATTGCAAGAAATAGATAAATCCATAAGttataaattaatcaatttatATGAATTGACTAGATATAGAAGTAACGAAACATTCCTAATTTTTGGTTGAAAGAAATTATTGGATTgagtatttatataataaaaataacataaaaataatttatcaaccTCCCTAATTCTGGTTTAGTAAAAATCTGTTTGTCTAACTCTATTGTTGGATTCTTGAATTGTTTTTTTGAACTAGCTGTTCGATGTTTTTTTAAATACGTTATTAgtttgattttttatatatacttaGTTAAAACTATTAATGATCGGTTGTTTGCATTATGCCAAGAGGTAAAGACAAGTTTAGCAAAGATctatgttggagatctcacatcgactagagattaagacatttcattgtatataagtggatgcaaacctcaattcatgagccggttttatggggttgagttaggcttaaaatccactttgtaatatggtatacatttcattgtatacaagggtgcaaacctcacctcatgagtCAGTTtaagggttgagttaggcttaaagtccacttcgtgcatattataaaatagaacaagTTGCACACTCATTCTAAGTCTAactaaagaaagaaataatcaatcaataaatactagaatcataacagacaaagacaaaataaaggttattgtACCGTCCCGATACTGCCAGGAATTGGGCCGATTAGGTTTGCCAGGTATTGGACCGATTGGCAGAAAAGGCAGGCCTAAGCCCAATCCGAAAGTCATAGCGAAATAAACATCGTAAAACGGCTTCGCcaaatctaataaatattatGATTCGTTGGCGCAATATCCTTGATTATATCTCTTAAATACTCTGATTTACTTGCACAATATCCTTAATTATACCGCTTAAATACTCTGATTTACTTGCACAATATCCTTAATTATACCGCTTAAATACTCTTATTTACTTGCACAATATCCTTAATTATACCGCTAAATACTTTGATTCGCTCAATATCCATGATTACATTGTTTAAATTGAGATTTTTGGGAAAGATACCTTAATATGACACGTTAATACCTGAGAAAGTCGGGATCCAAAGAGGAGGCCCGTGAGGCCTTATAAATAAGCGATCACCCCCAAGGAGTATTTCAACTTGCTTTTTTACATTATACTCACTagatatacaaaattttatgcTCTTACTGACTTAAGCATCGGAGTGTAATCGCAGGAGGAGCCCCCATTCGTTCTCTAGAAGCTGATCTACTAAAGCTTGAAGGGAGGCCGTTAGGAGCTCATCCGGATTCCGACCGACTTCAAGCCGgtgagaacatttggcgcccaccgtggggcctgaTAAAACGGTTCCCACaaccattcccaatatatcagaaAGATACAAGTTATGAGGACCAGACAGACACCAACACCTGAAGCCGAAAAGGTGGTCACATTACAACAGGTAATGGAGACAATGCGCATGTTACAATGCGAGAACAAGGAGTCAAGAAGACAAGTTGAGGAGTTCCAAGCCGCTCAGGAACTCCTCCAGGAAAAGTCTGCAGCCGAACAACAAAGTTTATGAGACGAGGCCGAAGCCTCCAGACGATTGATGGAGGATTCCATTCGGGCACACGAGGAGCTGCAAAAAGTTAATGAGGATCTAAAGAGGACATTCCAAGGGAGGACAGATGCAGGACCCGCGGACCGAGCTCAAGGGAGATGGCGGAGGGACCCCCGTCCTTTCTCTCAGGCCAATATGGAAGAACCAATTCCCCCGCACTACATGATGCCAAAAATGCCCTCTTTCTCAGGCTTGGAAGACCCCGAGACTCACTTAAAGGCCTTCCAAGCCCAAATGCTGACTGAGTACCAGCGCCTCATCCAGTTGGCCGACTGAGTACCAGAAGGGAGACCAAGAAGAGCTCATCCGCAATCCGGCCGACTTCGAGCCGGCGAGAACATTTTAATGGAATGCTTCGAGGCTTCGCTTCTACTTCAGCTAAGTGTAATTTGTTCCCCATTTTTCAACGCGACACTATTTTCCCtggagtttttttaaaaatttctcaAAGGTTTTTAACGAGGTCGCACTCTAATAAAACTGCATTTTCGAATACCTTGTTTAGTTTACGCGCTTTATGATTTCTGATTCAAAATACTTAAAAACACATACTCGGATGACCAAATCCGATCAAAAACAACTCAGAACAGGGAGTTGTGACATACTTGGCTGATCGAATTCGataaaaaacaactcaaaacaggGAGTTGTGACATACTCGGATGACCGAATTCGAttaaaaacaactcaaaataGGGAGTTGTGACATACTCAGATGACCGAATCCGATCAAAACACCTTGTTTAGTTTATGCGCTTTATGATTTCTTATTCAAGTACTTAAAGACACATACTCACACGATCGAATGCGATTAAGAGTAACCCAGAattgggagtcgtgattttaTCACACAATCGAATACGATCAAGGTAACCCAAAAAGTACAGCGTCTTCGGACCTAGGAGGTCGACCTGGTGACTTTCGAGTCAGAGTCTCTCGAAAGTCTCTTACATAAAGCGCAATGaccaatttagaaaaaaattgatacatatataaatatagagTCACCATGGCTCAAAACGCCGAAAAGTTTACAATACGCAGATAAAACATTAAGGCAAAGGGTGGAGTACAAGGCAAAACGTCCttgcaatttaaaaaaaaatacagcaAAAACGATCGAAAAATCACACGTCTTAACATTCCAATCTGCTCCAGATTTTTCCGAGTCTTAACATTTTCCAGACCTAAGCCCAATCCGAAAGTCTTAGCAAAATAAACATCGTAAAACGGCTTTGCCAAATCTAATAAATACTCTGATTCGTTGGCGCAACATCCCTGATTATATCGCTTAAATACTCTGATTTACTTGCACAATATCCTTAATTATACCGCTTAAATACTCTGATTTACTTGCACAATATCCTTAATTATACCGCTTAAATACTCTAATTGATTTGCACAATATTCTTATTTATACCGCTAAATAA harbors:
- the LOC137818600 gene encoding toll/interleukin-1 receptor-like protein; its protein translation is MASNAIIQHDSSSSSHATHTYDVFVSFHGVDTRNTFTDFLFNSLRTKDINVFKEDKDLKRGESIAPKLLQAIQASRLFIVVFSQNYASSTWCLRELAEICNCRETSPSVIIPIFYDVDPSVVRKQSGCYEKAFAEHEKRFGEDEVKMEEVQRWRQALTQVANISGWDIRNK